GCGGATGCTCGACCTGCTGTTGACCGACGGCGGCGGGACGGCGACCACGCTGAGTGAGCAGCTGCCGGTCACGCGGCAGGCGGTCGCCAAACACCTCGGCGTACTTGACCGGGTGGGGCTGGTGCACGTCACGCCGTCCGGACGCGAGCGCGTTTACCAGGTCGATGAGGCCCAACTCACCCGCGCAGTCGCGCAGTTGTCGTCGGTCGGGGCTGCCTGGGATGCCCGACTGCAACGCATCAAGCGGATCGCCGAAGCAATCCAGCGCGGCCAGGAGGGCTGACCCGCACGAACGAGCGCGCCGCCTCATCCGGGGCTGCGCTGATGAACCGCGCCCGCATGCGGGCGCCTACCCGAGGAACGAGGCATCGAGATGGTGGACATCCTGCACAGGATCGGAGTCGAGTCGTCTCCCGACGACGTCTACGCGGCCTTGGCCACGGTCGACGGTCTGGCGGGCTGGTGGACGGAGGACACCGACGGCGACACCAACGTCGGGGGAGTGATCCGGTTCCGCTTCGAGCCCGGCGGGTTCGACATGAAGGTACTGGAGGCCCGGCCCGCCGAGCGCGTGCTCTGGGAGGTCGTCGACGGTCCCGAGGAGTGGATCGGCACCAACATCCGCTTCGAGCTCAAGCAGGAGGACGGCTTCACGATCGTGCTGTTCCGGCACGAAGGCTGGAAGGAGCCGGTGGAGTTCATGTATCACTGCAGCACCAAGTGGGCGACCTTCCTGATGAGCCTCAAGAGGCTGGTCGAAACCGGCAAGGGCGAGCCCGCACCGCACGACGTCAAGATCAGCAACTGGCACTAGACCTTGCCCGTCACGTCTGTGCGAGCGTCAGGTGGGACGGCCCACCGGCTCGGGCCGCTGATCGTCCCGGGGGGCCGTCATCGGGAGATCCCGGCGCTCGTCCGCAGCAGCAAGGTCCGCAGCACCAGGGCGGCATGACGGGCGTTGGCATCCCGGCGGACACCATCTGCCGCGTCCTTGCCGCTGGGCGTGTTGTACGCCGATCGAAGGCCCGAACGGCCGTCATCCGCGTGTCCTCAGTAGGGGTGGCCTATGGAGTGGCATGGTCCTTGACGCTCTTTGCCGCGAGGGCCTGAGGTCGCCACACTCGGACCCTCGCGGCAGAGGCCCGCGTGACGCCGGCAGGGGAGGGGAGACCGGAGAAAGGGCAGCGCGCTCCTGGCGCGGTGGACGCGTGGGAGATCATGGTTGTACGGACGCGCGTGAGCCATAGTCGCCAGTTGTGGATCAGGTGATGCGGGGCGATGCGCAGTCGGCCCTGAGGGCCTGCTGATTCAGGCGTGTGCGCCGTGGGTGCCCGGGTCGCTGGGGTGAGTGGTGGCGCGGCTGCCGTGGGTGCACAGCGTAGGTCAGGTGCGTCACCCGCGACGACGGCTCCGAACGGACCGGCTCCAGTGCGATCCTCGGCCTCGCGGGCCTGGTCGAAGGCGTGCTCGATGCCGTCGTTGACGAAGTGGAACGTGGTGCCGCCGGGCCGCTCCCACGGGTCACGCTTGGTGTGCGTGACGACGAAGACGGGGGTGTGGAACGGCGCCTCTTCCGGCCAGGACTGCTCGCCGAGGTCGAACATGCGCCTGCCCATGACGCTCGCGCCGGTGCGCTCGCACATCTCCCGCGCGATGTCGTTGTCGCGGCCCTCCTCGCCGCCCTCGCCCAGCTTCAGGTTCTCCCGGAAGAACCGCAGCGGAAAGGCCCACTGCTGCAGCTCCGTCCACTGCGCCATCCAGCGCTGAACGTCCGGGTCCTGCCGCTGATCGAGTGCGAACAACTCGTCATCGGGCACGGACTCGGGCGCGACGCAGCCGTCCAGCGACATCGACACGCTGAAGAACACCTTCCCGGCCATCAGCCCTCCACCCCCTTCCGAACGATCTCGGTGACGTAGGCCGCCAGGCCGCTCAGGGTCTGCTGGCCGCCCTCGATCGCGTGGTACTTCTCGACCGCCTCGTCGCGCAGGTCAGAACCGACTCGAAGGCGTTCGGGTCGTCGCGGGACTCACCGTGCAGCAGCACGATCCGCTCCGGCGGGGCGATCCGCAGCCAGCGGATCCACTCGGAGTAGTCGGTCCCGTCCGGCCCGTGCAGCACGAAGTCCCACTCCCCGCCCTCGCGAAACACCGCGTGGTGGTGGTGAACCCTCCGGACCCCACCACCGCGACAGGTGCCGGACCTCGGTGAACGCCTCGAACACCAGCTCCCGCGGGGCGTCGATGACCCGGGAGATCACGATCTCCCGGTCGGCCGTCGCCGGCTCCGCCCGTTCTTGTCTCGCCCCTGCCATGGGTCAGTCGTCCTGCCGTGTCTGCTTGAGGTCCTGCACGTAGGTGTCCAGCCGGTCGAAACTCTCGTTCCAGAACCGCTCGAATCCGCCGACCCACTCGTGGACCGGCCGCAGCCCGCGGGCATCCAGGCCGTAGAGGCGCTGCTTGCCCGCCCCGCGGACCCGCACCAGCCCCACCTCCCGGAGCACCCGCAGGTGCTTGGACGCCCGCGGCTGGCTCATCCCCAGCTCCTGTGCCAGGTCGGTCGCCGGCCGCTCACCCGCCCGCAGCAGCGCCAGGATGTCCCGGCGCTGCGGCTCGGCGATCGCGTGGAACGCGTCCGATGTCGTTGCTGCTCGTGCCATGCCAGCGATCACATTCCCATATAGGCATGCGTCGACCCGGGGTGGAGCGGACGATCGACAGGCCCAAGGAACGTCCGCGCACCTCGACACGTCGGCCTACCTGTGGCCTCGAGAGTCGGGGTGCACGCAGAGGAGTCCGTAGGAGCCAGGGGCAGTCGTCGCCACATGGGCCAACGGGCCCGCACCATCAGGCGACCAGCGGTGATGGGCATGGCCTTTCCGGTGGACGAGGCGAGGGGCCTGCCGTCTGAGCGGTGCGAAGCCGACGTGCATCGGCGATGTGCTCGCGATCGGGCCTCGGGCTCGTCAACTGCGCTCCCCTTGACGGTGATTCAGCCGCGAGTACTCGACGGTGGCGCTGATGCGGCCGGGCCGCCGCGCCCGGCCGCAGGAAGATCCGCCGGACACGCCTAGAGCGTGTCTCTTTGATGGGTTGGCCGGTTGATCGAAGGTGTCTGTCCGGTTAGTCATCACTGATGCAATGTGGGACCGGATCAAGCCGCTGATGCCGGCCGATCCGGTTCGCGGACGGCGGTGGGCCGAGATGGGCTGAAGACGGCACCTGGGAACGGATCTTCGCCGCGGTTCTGGCCGCGGCGGATGCGAGAGATGACGTGGCGTGGACTGTGTCAGTGGACTCGACAGTCTGCCGTGCTCACCAGCACGCGGCCGGAGCCAGAAAGAGGGGGGCGCTTCTCCGGCTCGAACCCGACGATCACGCACTCGGACGCTCCCGTGGTGGCTTGAGCACCAAGGTCCACCTAGCCAGTGACAGCGAGGCCCGACCTCTGGCCATCCACGTCACTGCGGGCCAGGCCGGTGACGCGCCAGCCTTTGAGGCTGTCATGGGCAGGATCCGGATTCCGCGAAGCGGGCTCGGGAGGCCGAGAACCCAACCTGCCGCTGTCCTCGCGGACCGCGCTTACTCTTCTCGCGCGATCCGCGGGCATCTCCGTCGGCGAGGCATCCGTGCCGTCATTCCGCAGCCGGCCGACCAGGTCGGTCACCGCCTGCGGCGGGGTCGAGCAGGAGGTCGCCCGCCCGGCTTCGATGCTGAGGCATACAAGCAGCGCAACACCGTCGAGCGATGCATCAACCGCCTCAAGCAGTGGCGCGGCCTGGCCATGCGAACGGACAAGCTCGCCATCGCCTACCAGGCAGCGCTGCACCTCGCCGCCATCCTCATCTGGACCCGACGCTGACTGAGGAGCCAGAACCTATGACAGTGGCTGACCGCCAAGGCCCGTCTTGTTGACGCCCCGGGGCGAGAACGTCATGGGCCCTATCCAGCCCTGGCGGATGAGGGCGACTTGGGAAGGCAGCGGTGACACCGGGTCGATTGCCCTCCCGCGTGACCAGTTCTCCAACAGCCCCTCCGTCGTCTCGACAGCGGACACCACCATGGTCACCTTCAGGTTCCCGTCGCGCCAGGTGTTCCACAGCGCCCAGCCCTCAGACCTCGGCTCCACACCGATCCGGGCGCACACCTTCTCGTACCCTTCCTCCACCCCGGCCGGCATGGCCCCGGGCTTCAGCACTGAGGCTCCGACGAGTCGGACCAGAGGCCGGTGCTCCTCCGTGCAGCCATCGCCCTTGAAGTGGTAACTGCGCAAAGTCCGCGCAAGCGCGTTTACGCTGCGCTGGAGTGGTGTTGACTCTTCCGGATCTGCCTGGAACGAGAGCCATCCTTCGTTGGATGCCTCCACGCTGACGCGGTTGGCGAGGCGCTCAATCTCCCGGAGATAGTCCAGTTCGCTGAGCTCGGGTGAGGTCATGGCCTGAAGTTTCGCACCAGGCCAGTCGGCGCCGACACAAATTATCGATCCAGCATGCATCACCCATGCACACCACAGGTTCCAAGAGACAAGCCTAGCGGTGGGTGAGGCCGTCGATGATCAGGGTGAGGGTGAAGTCGAAGCGGTCGTGGCTTTCGCCGGCGGTGAGTTCGGCGGCGTGGCGGGTGGTGTGGGGGAAGGTCTCGGCGGGCAGGGCGGTGAGGCGGCGCAGCAGTTCGTTCCGGTCGTGGACCCAGATGGTGTCGTCGTGTGCTGCTCTCTGCCGGGCGATGGATGCTTCGAGGCAGTGGGCCGCCACGTACAGCAGGAGGGCGTCGGTGGCCCAGGCGGCGGCCTGCGGGGGAACGCCGCCGGCGAGCAGGATCGCCAGCATTCCTTCGCTGACGCGCAGGGTGTCGAGGTCGGTGGGGGCCATGGCGAGCGCGGCGCGGGAGATGCCGGGGTAGGCCAGGTACTGGTCGCGCAGCTGGGTGCACACGCTGCGGATCTGCTCCCGCCAGGCCGCGGGGTCGGGCTCGGGCAGGGCGAGTTGGGCGCACAGCCGGCCGATGAGCAGTTCGTCGAGGTCGGCCTTGTTGACCACGTGGGCGTAGAGCGAGGCGGGACCGGTGTCGAGGGCGCCGGCCAGCCGGCGCATGGTCAGTGCCTCGTAGCCCTCGGCGGCGATGACGGCCAGTGCGGTGTCGATGACCTGTTCCACGGTGATCGGGGCCTTGCGGCGCCGCGGCCTGGGGCCGGCTTCGGCCTCGGGGGTGGGCGGCTGGTGGCGCGCCGCGCGTCGCTCTCTGGGGTTCACCAGGCCACTATAACTTGTCACGAACATCGTTCGTTTATAGAACGCTGTTCGTGACAGTGAATATGGATCAGGATGTGGACGTGACCGTGGTCGGAGCCGGGCCGGTGGGCCTCGTACTCGCCGCGGAACTGGCGCTCTGCGGGGCGACGGTGCAGATACTCGAGCGGCGGGCCGAGCCGGACGAGGCCGTGAAGGCGCAGTCGATCAACCTGCCGACGGCCGAGGCCCTCGACCGCCGCGGCCTGCTGCCGGCCGCGAGGCGGTGCAGCGGGAACTGCTCGACCGCGTGGGATCGTTCGCCCGCACGGCCGACGACCCACCACCCGGTGGCGGCGGGCGCGCGCC
This genomic window from Streptomyces sp. DG2A-72 contains:
- a CDS encoding metalloregulator ArsR/SmtB family transcription factor produces the protein MSVTIDDELWSAVGDPTRRRMLDLLLTDGGGTATTLSEQLPVTRQAVAKHLGVLDRVGLVHVTPSGRERVYQVDEAQLTRAVAQLSSVGAAWDARLQRIKRIAEAIQRGQEG
- a CDS encoding TetR/AcrR family transcriptional regulator; this encodes MNPRERRAARHQPPTPEAEAGPRPRRRKAPITVEQVIDTALAVIAAEGYEALTMRRLAGALDTGPASLYAHVVNKADLDELLIGRLCAQLALPEPDPAAWREQIRSVCTQLRDQYLAYPGISRAALAMAPTDLDTLRVSEGMLAILLAGGVPPQAAAWATDALLLYVAAHCLEASIARQRAAHDDTIWVHDRNELLRRLTALPAETFPHTTRHAAELTAGESHDRFDFTLTLIIDGLTHR
- a CDS encoding SRPBCC domain-containing protein — encoded protein: MVDILHRIGVESSPDDVYAALATVDGLAGWWTEDTDGDTNVGGVIRFRFEPGGFDMKVLEARPAERVLWEVVDGPEEWIGTNIRFELKQEDGFTIVLFRHEGWKEPVEFMYHCSTKWATFLMSLKRLVETGKGEPAPHDVKISNWH
- a CDS encoding SRPBCC domain-containing protein, which translates into the protein MFREGGEWDFVLHGPDGTDYSEWIRWLRIAPPERIVLLHGESRDDPNAFESVLTCATRRSRSTTRSRAASRP
- a CDS encoding FAD-dependent oxidoreductase — its product is MTVVGAGPVGLVLAAELALCGATVQILERRAEPDEAVKAQSINLPTAEALDRRGLLPAARRCSGNCSTAWDRSPARPTTHHPVAAGARPRHGSPGTSRE
- a CDS encoding helix-turn-helix transcriptional regulator yields the protein MARAATTSDAFHAIAEPQRRDILALLRAGERPATDLAQELGMSQPRASKHLRVLREVGLVRVRGAGKQRLYGLDARGLRPVHEWVGGFERFWNESFDRLDTYVQDLKQTRQDD